A region from the Euwallacea similis isolate ESF13 chromosome 23, ESF131.1, whole genome shotgun sequence genome encodes:
- the LOC136416530 gene encoding putative fatty acyl-CoA reductase CG5065 — protein MGDHHKSNCSPTISNFYSHTKVFITGATGFVGKALVEKLLRSCQELDAIFVLIRPKKGVAVEQRLNDLLKNSVFNKLREKNPDVFEKIKLVPGDVGQPNLGLSEEDRQFLIENINIVFHSAATVKFNENLKTAVDLNTLGTKRVLDLCQEMKRLKSCIHVSTAFSNSDKRVIEEKVYTPSYDAHAILNIVENLPEDITEALSPRLTGKHPNTYTFTKALAEQLVQENSRTIPTAIVRPSIITAAWKEPSPGWVDNLSGITGIMMECGRGTIRSIIADESCQMDLVPVDIVVNTLITAAWHVVAHKSRNLQVYNCTSGSLNPVTWKQFSEYTHKQSHKYPSKYVTWYPGFTYTTRRFMHSIYATLCHTIPSVLLDLSLVCVGKKPIMLKFSRKVNQALEAGSFFSVHEWVFSSASYKSLIEAVSTMKDSERFPIDFSLGSGFEWEDYVGVFLKGVRIYILKDDMASLPKARTRLNRLYWFQKVLQCIPYVIALILTRQMLKSLR, from the exons ATGGGAGACCATCATAAATCGAACTGTTCCCCCACGATTTCTAACTTTTACTCCCATACAAAAGTGTTCATAACAGGTGCCACAG GATTTGTCGGCAAGGCCCTTGTGGAAAAGCTGCTCCGGTCATGCCAAGAATTGGATGCAATATTCGTTCTAATAAGACCAAAAAAAGGAGTGGCTGTGGAGCAAAGACTAAACGACCTACTTAAAAATTCG GTATTCAATAAACTGAGGGAGAAAAACCcggatgtttttgaaaaaatcaaacttgTCCCTGGAGATGTTGGGCAGCCCAACTTGGGACTCTCCGAAGAGGACCGGCAATTCCTCAttgaaaacattaatattgTGTTCCATTCAGCCGCCACAGTAAA GTTTAATGAGAATCTGAAAACCGCCGTAGATTTGAATACATTAGGAACGAAGAGGGTTCTCGACCTATGCCAGGAAATGAAGAGGCTGAAA AGCTGCATTCATGTATCTACTGCCTTCTCCAACTCAGACAAACGAGTGATAGAAGAAAAAGTCTATACACCCTCTTATGACGCCCATGCGATCTTGAACATAGTTGAAAACCTCCCTGAAGACATTACAGAGGCCTTATCGCCACGTCTAACT gGGAAACACCCAAACACCTACACATTCACCAAAGCCCTAGCAGAGCAACTGGTCCAAGAAAATTCAAGAACTATCCCTACTGCCATTGTACGACCATCAATAA TTACTGCAGCCTGGAAAGAGCCTTCTCCAGGCTGGGTGGACAACCTCAGTGGAATCACCGGCATTATGATGGAATGCGGAAGAGGCACTATCCGATCTATAATCGCAGATGAAAGTTGCCAAATGGACTTAGTCCCAGTTGATATCGTAGTCAACACCCTCATAACAGCTGCCTGGCATGTTGTAGCACACAA GTCACGTAATCTTCAAGTATACAACTGCACCAGCGGATCTTTGAACCCAGTTACATGGAAGCAGTTTAGCGAATACACCCACAAACAAAGCCACAAGTACCCCAGTAAATATGTTACATGGTACCCGGGGTTCACTTACACTACCCGAAGGTTCATGCATAGCATTTACGCCACTTTGTGCCATACTATACCATCGGTTTTGTTGGATTTATCGTTAGTTTGCGTGGGAAAGAAGCCcat AATGTTAAAGTTTTCGAGGAAAGTTAACCAAGCCCTGGAAGCAGGGAGTTTCTTTTCGGTCCATGAATGGGTCTTTAGTTCAGCTTCATATAAATCTTTAATTGAAGCAGTTAGTACTATGAAAGATAGCGAGAGATTTCCCATTGATTTCAGCTTAGGAAGTGGTTTTGAGTGGGAGGATTATGTGGGGGTGTTCCTGAAAGGAGTCAGAATTTATATCTTGAAGGATGATATGGCCAGTCTTCCGAAAGCAAGAACGAGGCTTAATAG GTTGTACTGGTTCCAAAAGGTATTGCAATGTATCCCATACGTGATTGCATTGATATTAACAAGACAAATGCTGAAGAGTCTTCGATGA
- the LOC136416426 gene encoding cytochrome P450 4C1-like: MGTSVATNFLICFFLSMGTVYCLRVLWKRRRLYRESMRLPGPLALPFIGSALCFMGNPYDIFGQITNMFAKYPSIFRVWFANRMFYAVSDAKYFELLLTSPYALKKENLYSVASPVLGQGLFTALSVPHWKKHRKLIMPTFNQKILDGFVEVFVQQSEVLVGVLEKYAGKGEVDVLKILSAFTLDIITETAMGVQLNAQTTDCKIGELLDRLMEIAMTRIFNIIYHSEFIFKHSRMGRDFYASTKEIRSLAHKILHKKKAIRVTKSSDELEYDSVFRKRQAFLDLLMDINEEGGMKFTDEELMDETITIMSAGTDTTASTDSFIFTMMGLHQNIQNEVLNEILEVVGPTERINLTHLSRLKVLERVIKETLRLFPVSGFFVRTAEEDIDLGTCTVLKGCSIVFGVFNLHRNEKYYPDPYKFNPDRFLPEETAKRPPAAFIPFSYGPRNCIGMKYAMMAMKTVVATVLRKYRVSTSYQNVEAIELKTNLVLRPRDGYKVSFELR, translated from the exons ATGGGAACTTCTGTTGCAACTAACTTCCTAATATGTTTTTTCCTAAGTATGGGAACAGTGTACTGTTTGAGAGTATTGTGGAAGAGGAGGAGATTATACAGGGAGTCAATGAGACTTCCAGGACCTTTGGCTCTGCCCTTTATCGGATCCGCTCTTTGTTTTATGGGAAATCCTTATG acattttcggGCAAATAACAAACATGTTTGCAAAATATCCCTCCATCTTCAGAGTTTGGTTCGCAAACAGAATGTTCTACGCAGTCTCAGACGCGAAATACTTCGAGCTATTACTCACCAGCCCATATGCCCTTAAGAAAGAGAATCTTTACAGTGTGGCATCTCCAGTTCTTGGACAGGGTCTTTTCACTGCGTTGTCAG TGCCGCATTGGAAGAAACATCGTAAGCTAATAATGCCGACTTTCAATCAAAAGATCCTGGATGGATTTGTGGAAGTTTTCGTGCAACAATCGGAGGTTCTTGTTggagttttggaaaaatatgctGGAAAGGGGGAGGTTGATGTGCTTAAGATTTTGTCTGCCTTTACTTTAGACATTATCACTG agACGGCAATGGGTGTTCAACTGAACGCTCAAACAACTGATTGCAAAATTGGAGAGTTATTGGACAG ATTGATGGAGATCGCTATGACcagaattttcaatataatttatcATAGTGAATTCATTTTCAAGCATTCGCGAATGGGAAGGGATTTTTATGCTTCTACTAAGGAAATTCGCTCCCTGGCTCACAAG attcTTCATAAGAAAAAGGCGATTCGGGTTACAAAATCCTCGGATGAATTAGAATATGATTCAG ttttcagGAAAAGGCAGGCTTTTCTGGATTTGCTCATGGATATAAACGAAGAGGGGGGAATGAAATTTACAGACGAAGAGCTAATGGATGAAACAATTACTATAATGAGCGCA GGAACAGATACTACTGCCTCTACCGACAGCTTTATTTTCACAATGATGGGCCTTCACCAGAATATCCAG AATGAGGTTCTGAATGAAATCCTGGAAGTAGTGGGACCAACCGAAAGGATCAACTTAACGCACTTGTCTCGGCTTAAAGTATTAGAGAGAGTAATAAAAGAAACACTACGATTATTTCCGGTAAGCGGGTTCTTCGTGCGAACCGCAGAAGAAGACATCGATCTCG GCACCTGCACAGTCCTCAAAGGCTGTTCTATAGTTTTCGGAGTCTTCAATCTCCACAGGAATGAAAAATACTATCCAGACCCTTACAAATTTAACCCCGACCGATTTCTACCAGAAGAAACGGCCAAGAGACCACCAGCTGCCTTCATTCCATTTTCGTACGGACCCCGAAATTGCATCG GAATGAAGTACGCGATGATGGCAATGAAAACCGTCGTGGCTACCGTATTGAggaaatacagagtgtccacCTCTTATCAGAACGTTGAAGCGATTGAGTTGAAGACTAACTTGGTGCTGAGACCACGGGATGGATATAAAGTTTCCTTTGAGTTGAGGTAG
- the Tao gene encoding serine/threonine-protein kinase Tao isoform X1, with translation MAPVPRPGSLRDPDIAELFFKHDPEKIFEDLREIGHGSFGAVYYARCLISKEVVAIKKMSFSGKQSLEKWQDILKEIRFLKQLKHHNTIEYKGCYLKDNTAWLVMEYCLGSASDIIEVHKRPLREDEISAICDGVLKGLSYLHDFGRIHRDVKAGNILLTENGTVKLADFGSASIKCPANSFVGTPYWMAPEVILAMDEGQYDGKVDVWSLGITCIELAERKPPYFNMNAMSALYHIAQNDSPTLSSNEWTDVFKHFVEACLQKSPQLRPSSLQLLNHIFVTRQRSPNVLTDLIQRTKAAVRDLDNLNYRKMKKILMIENCETESNIDSLPDVDDAPEEPIGGDSSKSNSVTSEHSVHSVGVSASSQSSSTNSLPAVSAWHLGGEDGTARRQRPINHVAAAALSEHSSGNNFATIRTTSIVTKQQKEHMQEEMHEQMSGYKRMRREHQSALMKLEDKCRMEMEGHKNQLDKEYDALLANFSKELEKLQARHQQELERKAKQSAAAEKKLIKDITTRQDNDRKAFEAHRKKEYKANKERWKRELSQDDSTPKRQRDATLQTHKDNLKQVDAQEEQRLIMGHRAELDLELRKFRRKRLLAYHQLEQNLLRQELHKRQQQLEQAHSMLLRHHEKTQELEYRQQKAVHALREEQLKNQHDTELANQAEYMKRTEREMRKKHALELKQQPKSLKQKEMLVRKQFRETCKVQTKQYKALKAQILMNTPKEQQKTVIKKLKEEQRRKLALLGDQYEQSIAEMLQKQCIKLDESQELQIQQMKERLQYELEILIAYQSKNKMQAQAQRDRERSELQERVEVRKALLEQKMLAENQRFIEERGERIRILHEKQERELEEFDDESVKLGFSSLAIAEMSLPLEDMSRDDFDGESSLSGSMLSLAHSNSSTSFSPNSV, from the exons ACAACACCATAGAATACAAGGGATGTTATCTCAAAGATAACACTGCGTGGTTGGTAATGGAATATTGTCTAGGCAGTGCGTCAGACATCATTGAGGTGCATAAGAGACCGTTGCGCGAAGACGAGATTTCAGCCATTTGCGATGGTGTACTTAAGGGGTTGAGTTATCTTCATGATTTTGGAAGGATTCATAG AGATGTGAAGGCTGGGAATATACTACTGACTGAAAATGGGACAGTTAAGTTGGCAGATTTTGGAAGTGCGTCCATTAAGTGTCCAGCCAATTCATTTGTGGGTACGCCGTATTGGATGGCTCCAGAG gtaattttagCTATGGACGAGGGCCAGTATGACGGGAAAGTGGACGTGTGGTCGTTGGGTATTACCTGTATAGAATTGGCAGAGCGAAAGCCGCCATATTTCAATATGAATGCTATGTCTGCACTCTACCACATTGCTCAGAACGACTCTCCTACACTCTCTTCGAACGAATGGACGGACGTTTTTAAGCACTTCGTGGAAGCTTGTTTGCAA aaatcaCCCCAATTAAGACCGAGTTCGCTGCAACTTCTCAACCACATTTTCGTGACCCGTCAGCGGTCACCCAATGTTTTGACCGACCTAATTCAAAGAACTAAGGCGGCTGTACGCGATTTAGATAATTTGAACTATcgtaaaatgaagaaaatcctGATGATTGAGAATTGTGAAACCGAGAGCAATATCGATTCGTTGCCAGATGTAGACGATGCTCCAGAAGAACCCATTGGCGGAGATAGTTCAAAGAGCAATTCTGTCACTTCGGAACATTCAGTACATTCAGTGGGAGTGTCGGCCAGCAGTCAGTCTAGCAGTACGAATAGTTTACCTGCAG TTTCTGCATGGCATTTAGGAGGTGAAGATGGTACCGCAAGACGACAGAGGCCGATTAATCACGTTGCAGCCGCTGCTTTAAGTGAACATTCGAGCGGCAACAATTTCGCCACCATTCGGACGACGAGCATAGTGACCAAGCAGCAAAAGGAGCATATGCAAGAGGAGATGCATGAGCAAATGTCCGGGTATAAACGCATGCGGAGGGAGCACCAGAGCGCGCTAATGAAGTTGGAAGACAAGTGCAGGATGGAAATGGAGGGACACAAGAATCAGTTGGATAAGGAGTATGACGCATTGCTGGCGAATTTCAGCAAAGAGTTGGAGAAGTTACAAGCCAG ACATCAGCAAGAATTGGAGCGTAAAGCGAAGCAAAGTGCGGCAGCGGAAAAGAAACTTATTAAGGATATTACCACCCGGCAAGACAACGACAGAAAAGCATTTGAAGCGCATAGGAAAAAAGAATACAAAGCCAATAAGGAGAGATGGAAACGGGAACTGTCCCAGGACGATTCCACCCCGAAAAGACAACGGGATGCAACTTTACA GACTCATAAAGATAACTTAAAGCAAGTGGACGCCCAGGAGGAACAGCGGTTAATTATGGGACACAGAGCCGAGTTAGATTTAGAATTAAGAAAGTTTAGGAGAAAACGGCTATTAGCCTACCATCAATTAGAACAA AATTTACTAAGGCAGGAACTCCACAAACGTCAGCAGCAACTGGAACAGGCTCATTCTATGTTATTGCGACATCACGAAAAAACCCAAGAACTGGAATATCGACAACAAAAGGCGGTGCACGCGTTGCGTGAGGAACAACTCAAAAATCAGCACGACACCGAACTAGCCAATCAGGCTGAATATATGAAGCGGACAGAGCGCGAGATGCGCAAAAAACACGCGTTGGAGTTGAAGCAGCAGCCGAAGTCGTTGAAGCAGAAAGAGATGTTGGTCCGTAAGCAGTTTCGGGAAACGTGCAAGGTGCAGACAAAGCAGTACAAAGCTCTGAAGGCGCAGATTCTGATGAACACACCGAAGGAGCAACAGAAGACAGTGATTAAGAAACTGAAAGAGGAGCAGAGGAGGAAGTTGGCTTTGTTGGGGGATCAGTATGAGCAGAGTATTGCGGAGATGTTGCAGAAACAGTGCATTAAGCTTGATGAGAGTCAGGAG CTTCAAATTCAGCAAATGAAGGAAAGGTTGCAATATGAGCTGGAAATCTTGATTGCATATCAGAGCAAGAACAAAATGCAGGCTCAAGCTCAGAGGGACCGGGAGAGGAGCGAATTGCAGGAGCGAGTAGAAGTCAGAAAGGCTTTATTGGAACAAAAG ATGTTGGCAGAAAATCAAAGGTTTATTGAGGAGCGTGGCGAGAGAATTAGGATTCTGCACGAAAAGCAGGAGAGAGAATTAGAAGAATTCGATGACGAGTCTGTGAAATTGGGTTTTAG TTCTCTGGCAATCGCCGAGATGTCCCTGCCATTGGAAGACATGAGCCGTGATGATTTCGACGGTGAATCTAGTCTGTCAGGCTCGATGCTCAGCTTGGCGCATTCGAATAGTTCCACCAGCTTCTCACCCAACTCCGTTTAG
- the Tao gene encoding serine/threonine-protein kinase Tao isoform X2, translated as MAPVPRPGSLRDPDIAELFFKHDPEKIFEDLREIGHGSFGAVYYARCLISKEVVAIKKMSFSGKQSLEKWQDILKEIRFLKQLKHHNTIEYKGCYLKDNTAWLVMEYCLGSASDIIEVHKRPLREDEISAICDGVLKGLSYLHDFGRIHRDVKAGNILLTENGTVKLADFGSASIKCPANSFVGTPYWMAPEVILAMDEGQYDGKVDVWSLGITCIELAERKPPYFNMNAMSALYHIAQNDSPTLSSNEWTDVFKHFVEACLQKSPQLRPSSLQLLNHIFVTRQRSPNVLTDLIQRTKAAVRDLDNLNYRKMKKILMIENCETESNIDSLPDVDDAPEEPIGGDSSKSNSVTSEHSVHSVGVSASSQSSSTNSLPAGGEDGTARRQRPINHVAAAALSEHSSGNNFATIRTTSIVTKQQKEHMQEEMHEQMSGYKRMRREHQSALMKLEDKCRMEMEGHKNQLDKEYDALLANFSKELEKLQARHQQELERKAKQSAAAEKKLIKDITTRQDNDRKAFEAHRKKEYKANKERWKRELSQDDSTPKRQRDATLQTHKDNLKQVDAQEEQRLIMGHRAELDLELRKFRRKRLLAYHQLEQNLLRQELHKRQQQLEQAHSMLLRHHEKTQELEYRQQKAVHALREEQLKNQHDTELANQAEYMKRTEREMRKKHALELKQQPKSLKQKEMLVRKQFRETCKVQTKQYKALKAQILMNTPKEQQKTVIKKLKEEQRRKLALLGDQYEQSIAEMLQKQCIKLDESQELQIQQMKERLQYELEILIAYQSKNKMQAQAQRDRERSELQERVEVRKALLEQKMLAENQRFIEERGERIRILHEKQERELEEFDDESVKLGFSSLAIAEMSLPLEDMSRDDFDGESSLSGSMLSLAHSNSSTSFSPNSV; from the exons ACAACACCATAGAATACAAGGGATGTTATCTCAAAGATAACACTGCGTGGTTGGTAATGGAATATTGTCTAGGCAGTGCGTCAGACATCATTGAGGTGCATAAGAGACCGTTGCGCGAAGACGAGATTTCAGCCATTTGCGATGGTGTACTTAAGGGGTTGAGTTATCTTCATGATTTTGGAAGGATTCATAG AGATGTGAAGGCTGGGAATATACTACTGACTGAAAATGGGACAGTTAAGTTGGCAGATTTTGGAAGTGCGTCCATTAAGTGTCCAGCCAATTCATTTGTGGGTACGCCGTATTGGATGGCTCCAGAG gtaattttagCTATGGACGAGGGCCAGTATGACGGGAAAGTGGACGTGTGGTCGTTGGGTATTACCTGTATAGAATTGGCAGAGCGAAAGCCGCCATATTTCAATATGAATGCTATGTCTGCACTCTACCACATTGCTCAGAACGACTCTCCTACACTCTCTTCGAACGAATGGACGGACGTTTTTAAGCACTTCGTGGAAGCTTGTTTGCAA aaatcaCCCCAATTAAGACCGAGTTCGCTGCAACTTCTCAACCACATTTTCGTGACCCGTCAGCGGTCACCCAATGTTTTGACCGACCTAATTCAAAGAACTAAGGCGGCTGTACGCGATTTAGATAATTTGAACTATcgtaaaatgaagaaaatcctGATGATTGAGAATTGTGAAACCGAGAGCAATATCGATTCGTTGCCAGATGTAGACGATGCTCCAGAAGAACCCATTGGCGGAGATAGTTCAAAGAGCAATTCTGTCACTTCGGAACATTCAGTACATTCAGTGGGAGTGTCGGCCAGCAGTCAGTCTAGCAGTACGAATAGTTTACCTGCAG GAGGTGAAGATGGTACCGCAAGACGACAGAGGCCGATTAATCACGTTGCAGCCGCTGCTTTAAGTGAACATTCGAGCGGCAACAATTTCGCCACCATTCGGACGACGAGCATAGTGACCAAGCAGCAAAAGGAGCATATGCAAGAGGAGATGCATGAGCAAATGTCCGGGTATAAACGCATGCGGAGGGAGCACCAGAGCGCGCTAATGAAGTTGGAAGACAAGTGCAGGATGGAAATGGAGGGACACAAGAATCAGTTGGATAAGGAGTATGACGCATTGCTGGCGAATTTCAGCAAAGAGTTGGAGAAGTTACAAGCCAG ACATCAGCAAGAATTGGAGCGTAAAGCGAAGCAAAGTGCGGCAGCGGAAAAGAAACTTATTAAGGATATTACCACCCGGCAAGACAACGACAGAAAAGCATTTGAAGCGCATAGGAAAAAAGAATACAAAGCCAATAAGGAGAGATGGAAACGGGAACTGTCCCAGGACGATTCCACCCCGAAAAGACAACGGGATGCAACTTTACA GACTCATAAAGATAACTTAAAGCAAGTGGACGCCCAGGAGGAACAGCGGTTAATTATGGGACACAGAGCCGAGTTAGATTTAGAATTAAGAAAGTTTAGGAGAAAACGGCTATTAGCCTACCATCAATTAGAACAA AATTTACTAAGGCAGGAACTCCACAAACGTCAGCAGCAACTGGAACAGGCTCATTCTATGTTATTGCGACATCACGAAAAAACCCAAGAACTGGAATATCGACAACAAAAGGCGGTGCACGCGTTGCGTGAGGAACAACTCAAAAATCAGCACGACACCGAACTAGCCAATCAGGCTGAATATATGAAGCGGACAGAGCGCGAGATGCGCAAAAAACACGCGTTGGAGTTGAAGCAGCAGCCGAAGTCGTTGAAGCAGAAAGAGATGTTGGTCCGTAAGCAGTTTCGGGAAACGTGCAAGGTGCAGACAAAGCAGTACAAAGCTCTGAAGGCGCAGATTCTGATGAACACACCGAAGGAGCAACAGAAGACAGTGATTAAGAAACTGAAAGAGGAGCAGAGGAGGAAGTTGGCTTTGTTGGGGGATCAGTATGAGCAGAGTATTGCGGAGATGTTGCAGAAACAGTGCATTAAGCTTGATGAGAGTCAGGAG CTTCAAATTCAGCAAATGAAGGAAAGGTTGCAATATGAGCTGGAAATCTTGATTGCATATCAGAGCAAGAACAAAATGCAGGCTCAAGCTCAGAGGGACCGGGAGAGGAGCGAATTGCAGGAGCGAGTAGAAGTCAGAAAGGCTTTATTGGAACAAAAG ATGTTGGCAGAAAATCAAAGGTTTATTGAGGAGCGTGGCGAGAGAATTAGGATTCTGCACGAAAAGCAGGAGAGAGAATTAGAAGAATTCGATGACGAGTCTGTGAAATTGGGTTTTAG TTCTCTGGCAATCGCCGAGATGTCCCTGCCATTGGAAGACATGAGCCGTGATGATTTCGACGGTGAATCTAGTCTGTCAGGCTCGATGCTCAGCTTGGCGCATTCGAATAGTTCCACCAGCTTCTCACCCAACTCCGTTTAG
- the LOC136416425 gene encoding mitochondrial fission process protein 1 — protein MNENKGVDLYRDTPVRYLGYANEVGEAFRSIIGTKWVNVTYGIATLYVLADTGHKSVKSYKANINEPNHKSKVAYTTTDTLIWQLLASVAIPGFAINRVCAFSHYLLKKRQSLPTSSRTWLVTAIGLTTIPFIIKPIDKFVDYMLDESLRKFQPK, from the exons atgaatgaaaataaaggAGTAGACTTATACAGGGACACTCCAGTGAGATATTTGG GTTACGCGAATGAAGTAGGCGAGGCGTTCAGGTCGATTATAGGCACAAAGTGGGTCAATGTAACGTACGGAATTGCTACTCTATACGTATTAGCAGATACAGGGCATAAAAGTGTGAAATCTTACAAG GCAAATATTAATGAACCAAACCATAAATCGAAAGTAGCCTACACCACGACAGACACCTTAATATGGCAACTTCTAGCTTCAGTAGCTATTCCAGGATTCGCTATCAATCGAGTTTGTGCCTTTTCGCACTATCTCCTGAAGAAAAGACAATCTTTGCCAACCAGTTCTAGAACATGGCTCGTTACTGCCATAGGACTCACTACCATACCGTTTATTATTAAACCTATAGATAAGTTTGTAGATTATATGTTAGATGAGAGTTTACGCAAGTTTCAACCAAAATAG
- the LOC136416528 gene encoding uncharacterized protein, producing the protein MELILNLNPTNPKLSYYNQGKQPIVDEFYTLLGFNNNLPVLTSALSSSGAGTKLKSKIKMLKSSSISTSNVSKVQVDEHGEKFIELNGQKLKVVPEGQIPKEVRKRTFLLKQQLINSGLKSPLQVHVVGNGITDKDKVMKIKLIKTKITNSIQTAISGDTSQPVNSPVFSSVDSMKPTELKLESFSDSDISETLPVFKVTKVVKSYDKKHIIASTVPNKKTKLLTAANLKILNQVKMQALNLSTKRDENSELKLKQYTNKKHNQSIEVQTDPHEPEEVQEDISAPKAKRYKNLHNVSIGVQTDWGQKKFNNQMVQTDVQNLIPLFEPTNFFDSPLDDMDQYCKVMLSDVNFGVGPSMSKIASKFIQMDGGPLGSSSTLSSSASSSVKQDNNDLMRKKLMFFTDLKECLTYNTEGNLPLHEGVIHNELGLVKRHCAALKARKVGVNLETHNGCTPLQLAIIHNAQGVIVKTLLDYGADLKDVDGEGNNILHLGAMFERHEALAIILVHKSFELCSHCINDYNFEGLTPLMICCTRGWAAGVLLFIGNKANVNCRDQTSGRTALFHAAEAQNTQIVKLLLDHHADPKVKNFFGTSPHDAMYELEDMPETIKGLIFGRTKKRCIEAEMNPCRTAKAAKSLKTYPKLQKVSQKTGTFATPQVRYPMEQKIK; encoded by the exons ATGGAGTTAATTCTCAATCTGAACCCGACTAACCCCAAACTGAGCTACTACAACCAGGGCAAACAACCCATAGTCGACGAATTCTACACCCTACTCGGCTTTAATAACAATCTGCCTGTTTTGACTTCTGCCTTAAGTTCATCTGGTGCTGGCACAAAACtcaaatctaaaattaaaatgctaAAATCTTCATCTATTTCAACATCAAACGTATCTAAGGTGCAAGTAGATGAACATGgagaaaaattcattgaattGAATGGCCAAAAGTTGAAAGTGGTCCCTGAAGGTCAAATACCTAAAGAAGTTCGGAAAAGAACTTTCCTACTGAAGCAACAGTTGATCAATAGCGGTTTGAAAAGCCCGCTACAAGTTCACGTAGTAGGCAATGGAATTACTGATAAGGATAAGGTcatgaaaataaaactgataaaaacaaaaataaccaaCAGTATTCAAACTGCAATCAGTGGCGACACTAGTCAGCCTGTGAATTCTCCTGTTTTCAGTTCAGTAGACTCTATGAAACCCACAGAGTTGAAGCTTGAAAGTTTTTCTGACAGTGATATAAGTGAAACATTACCAGTGTTTAAGGTTACAAAGGTAGTCAAGTCTTATGACAAGAAGCACATTATTGCTTCGACAGTGCCTAATAAAAAGACGAAATTACTTACAGCTGCCAATCTGAAAATCCTCAATCAAGTAAAAATGCAGGCTTTGAATTTGTCAACAAAACGAGATGAAAACAGTGAACTGAAACTGAAACAATACACTAACAAGAAACATAACCAATCTATTGAAGTGCAAACGGACCCTCATGAACCTGAAGAGGTACAGGAAGACATTAGTGCACCCAAAgctaaaagatataaaaactTGCACAATGTTTCCATAGGAGTTCAGACAGACTGGGGGcagaaaaagtttaataaccAAATGGTGCAAACTGATGTGCAAAATCTAATCCCTTTATTTGAGCCCACAAATTTCTTTGATTCTCCATTAGATGATATGGACCAGTACTGCAAAGTGATGTTGTCAGATGTTAATTTTGGTGTTGGACCTTCGATGAGTAAAATAGCAAGTAAATTCATACAAATGGATGGTGGTCCCTTAGGCAGTAGTAGTACCCTGAGTAGTTCAGCCAGCAGCAGTGTCAAACAAGACAACAATGATTTAATGAGGAAGAAGTTGATGTTCTTTACTGACTTGAAGGAATGCCTTACTTATAATACTGAGGGAAATTT GCCCCTGCATGAAGGAGTCATACACAACGAATTAGGGTTGGTTAAAAGGCATTGCGCAGCTCTGAAAGCCCGGAAAGTTGGGGTTAATCTGGAAACTCATAATGGATGT ACTCCCCTTCAGTTAGCCATCATCCACAACGCACAGGGCGTCATAGTGAAAACTTTGCTAGACTATGGAGCTGATCTCAAAGACGTCGATGGAGAGGGCAACAATATCCTCCATTTGGGCGCTATGTTCGAAAGGCACGAAGCATTGGCAATCATTCTGGTTCATAAGTCCTTTGAGTTATGTTCTCATTGTATAAACGACTATAATTTTGAAG GTCTGACCCCCCTGATGATATGCTGTACTCGAGGTTGGGCCGCTGGAGTTTTACTGTTCATCGGCAACAAAGCAAATGTAAATTGCCGGGACCAGACCAGCGGCAGAACCGCCCTATTCCATGCAGCAGAAGCTCAAAACACTCAAATTGTTAAATTGCTGTTGGACCATCATGCCGATCCTAAAGTCAAGAATTTCTTTGGAACGAGCCCGCACGACGCTATGTACGAACTGGAGGACATGCCTGAAACGATTAAAGGTCTTATTTTCGGTAGAACCAAAAAGAGATGTATAG AGGCCGAAATGAATCCCTGTAGGACGGCTAAGGCCGCAAAGAGTCTGAAAACTTACCCGAAGCTGCAAAAGGTTAGTCAAAAAACTGGAACTTTTGCCACTCCCCAGGTGCGTTATCCTATGGAACAGAAAATTAAGTAA